A part of Salvia splendens isolate huo1 unplaced genomic scaffold, SspV2 ctg231, whole genome shotgun sequence genomic DNA contains:
- the LOC121789400 gene encoding NAC domain-containing protein 7-like, whose protein sequence is MNTFSHVPPGFRFHPTDEELVDYYLRRKITNRSIDLDVIKDVDLYKIEPWDLQELCRIGTEEQNEWYFFSHKDKKYPTGTRTNRATAAGFWKATGRDKAIYSKHDLIGMRKTLVFYKGRAPNGQKSDWIMHEYRLETDENGTPQEEGWVVCRVFKKRIATTQKMSEHDSPVWYEDHVSFMPDMESPKQQQYNPNLAYSSYPYKKEMSLQYGIPADHFLQLPLLESPKVLQPPSSGFGTHHQHLDQGYPSAFRNTNDQSGDQVTDWRVLDKFVASQLSQEEVSKDNETFTAAEEAGMIGGDLSKAENATTSSSSCQIDLWK, encoded by the exons ATGAATACGTTTTCACACGTTCCTCCGGGCTTCCGTTTCCATCCTACCGACGAAGAACTCGTCGATTATTATCTCCGGAGGAAGATCACTAACAGGAGTATCGACTTGGACGTTATCAAAGATGTTGATCTCTACAAAATTGAGCCCTGGGATCTCCAAG AGTTATGCAGAATAGGGACAGAAGAGCAAAACGAATGGTACTTTTTCAGCCACAAAGACAAGAAATATCCAACGGGAACACGCACGAATCGAGCCACAGCAGCCGGGTTCTGGAAAGCAACCGGCCGCGATAAGGCCATTTACTCCAAGCATGACTTGATCGGAATGAGaaaaaccctagttttctaCAAAGGCCGAGCTCCAAATGGCCAGAAATCAGACTGGATCATGCACGAATATCGCCTCGAAACAGACGAAAACGGAACCCCTCAG gaAGAAGGATGGGTGGTGTGCAGGGTTTTCAAGAAGAGAATCGCGACGACGCAGAAAATGAGCGAGCACGATTCTCCGGTGTGGTACGAGGATCATGTATCGTTCATGCCGGATATGGAATCTCCGAAACAGCAGCAGTACAATCCGAATCTCGCATACAGCAGCTATCCGTACAAGAAGGAGATGTCATTGCAGTACGGAATCCCGGCCGACCACTTCCTCCAGCTGCCCCTTCTAGAAAGCCCTAAGGTTCTTCAGCCTCCCTCCTCCGGCTTCGGTACCCACCACCAACACCTCGACCAAGGCTACCCCTCAGCATTCAGGAACACCAACGACCAATCTGGGGATCAAGTTACGGATTGGAGGGTTCTCGACAAGTTCGTGGCGTCGCAGCTCAGCCAGGAGGAGGTTTCTAAGGACAATGAGACTTTTACGGCTGCTGAGGAGGCCGGTATGATTGGCGGAGATTTGAGTAAGGCGGAGAATGCAACCACCTCGTCTTCCAGTTGTCAGATTGATCTGTGGAAGTGA
- the LOC121789403 gene encoding beta-fructofuranosidase, soluble isoenzyme I-like: MATASPYDVEGAASYLPLPSSSHPPRHSKKLLPTILLSSFLLISLILLLSTNQTPPSQIKLNDAAAADHTAPPLSRGVSQGVSEKVFRQVSSNALTFPWNNIMLSWQRTAFHFQPEQNWMNDPNGPLFHKGWYHLFYQYNQESAVWGNITWGHAVSKDLIHWFHLPYAMVPDQWYDVNGVWTGSATILPDGQIIMLYTGDTTDAVQVQCLAYPANLSDPLLIDWVKSPSNPVLFPPPGIGSKDFRDPTTAWLSPGGDKWRITIGSKVNKTGISMVYETSDFIKYDLLDGYLHQVAGTGMWECIDFYPVSLTDSNGLDTSVNGAGVKHVMKASMDDDRHDYYAIGTYDPIGNKWTPDNPELDVGIGLRYDYGIFYASKTFYDHDKQRRILWGWISESDAEGLDLIKGWACVQSIPRTVVYDQKTGTDLLQWPVEELESLRGDSVEADVKLGPGSIVPVAIDSASQLDVEVSFELDQGAVEAAPEAGAGYDCTTSGGAANRGVLGPFGILVLADDNLTESTPIYFYVAKGPNGKTESHFCADELRSSQAPDVVKTVYGSSVPVVDGEKFTIRSLVDHSIVESFAQGGRRVITSRVYPTKAINGAARVFLFNNATGASVTASLKIWKMGSADIRQFPL; the protein is encoded by the exons ATGGCCACAGCCTCTCCTTATGACGTGGAAGGCGCCGCCTCCTACCTCCCCCTCCCCTCCTCCTCTCATCCTCCCCGCCATTCTAAGAAGCTCCTCCCCACCATTCTCCTCTCATCCTTCCTCCTCATATCATTAATTCTCCTCCTCTCCACAAACCAAACCCCACCCTCTCAAATCAAACTCAACGACGCCGCCGCCGCAGATCACACCGCACCTCCGCTCTCGCGAGGGGTGTCGCAGGGCGTGTCGGAGAAGGTTTTCCGGCAAGTCAGCAGCAATGCTTTGACTTTCCCATGGAACAACATCATGCTATCCTGGCAGAGAACGGCTTTCCACTTTCAACCGGAACAGAATTGGATGAATG ATCCTAATG GTCCATTATTCCACAAGGGATGGTATCACCTGTTCTACCAATACAATCAAGAATCAGCTGTGTGGGGTAACATCACATGGGGCCATGCGGTCTCCAAGGATCTaatccactggttccacctccCCTACGCCATGGTCCCCGACCAATGGTACGACGTCAACGGCGTCTGGACCGGCTCCGCCACCATCCTCCCCGACGGCCAGATCATCATGCTCTACACCGGCGACACCACCGACGCCGTTCAGGTCCAGTGCCTCGCCTACCCGGCCAATCTATCCGACCCGCTCCTCATCGACTGGGTCAAGAGCCCCAGCAACCCGGTCCTCTTCCCCCCTCCCGGGATCGGCTCCAAGGACTTCCGGGACCCCACCACCGCCTGGCTCAGCCCCGGCGGCGACAAGTGGCGCATCACCATCGGTTCCAAGGTTAACAAAACCGGCATCTCCATGGTCTACGAGACCTCCGACTTCATCAAATACGACCTGTTGGATGGCTACTTGCACCAAGTTGCGGGCACGGGTATGTGGGAGTGCATTGACTTCTACCCTGTCTCGTTGACCGACTCTAACGGGTTGGACACGTCGGTCAACGGAGCCGGGGTGAAGCATGTGATGAAGGCCAGCATGGATGATGATAGGCACGACTATTATGCCATTGGGACATATGACCCGATCGGCAACAAGTGGACACCAGACAACCCGGAGCTGGACGTCGGCATTGGCCTCCGATATGATTACGGCATATTCTACGCTTCAAAGACGTTCTACGACCATGATAAGCAGAGGAGGATTCTGTGGGGTTGGATTAGTGAATCTGATGCTGAAGGACTTGATCTCATCAAGGGATGGGCTTGTGTTCAG TCTATTCCGAGAACAGTTGTGTACGACCAGAAGACAGGTACGGACTTACTTCAGTGGCCAGTGGAAGAACTTGAGAGCTTACGAGGTGACAGTGTTGAGGCTGATGTGAAGCTTGGACCGGGTTCCATTGTGCCGGTTGCAATTGATTCTGCCTCTCAGCTAGATGTGGAGGTGTCGTTTGAGCTCGACCAAGGGGCCGTTGAGGCAGCCCCTGAAGCTGGCGCGGGATACGACTGCACTACCAGCGGTGGTGCTGCCAATAGGGGAGTCTTAGGACCATTCGGAATCCTTGTTCTTGCTGATGACAATCTCACCGAGTCGACACCAATCTACTTCTATGTAGCTAAAGGGCCTAATGGCAAGACAGAGTCTCATTTTTGTGCTGATGAATTAAG GTCTTCCCAAGCTCCTGATGTTGTGAAAACAGTTTATGGAAGCAGTGTTCCAGTCGTAGATGGAGAAAAGTTCACTATTAGATCATTG GTGGACCACTCGATCGTTGAGAGCTTTGCTCAAGGAGGGAGAAGAGTGATCACTTCAAGAGTGTATCCGACAAAGGCCATCAATGGCGCAGCGCGAGTTTTCTTGTTCAACAACGCTACTGGAGCGAGCGTCACTGCATCCCTTAAGATATGGAAAATGGGGTCTGCCGATATTCGCCAGTTTCCCCTCTGA
- the LOC121789404 gene encoding probable pectinesterase/pectinesterase inhibitor 59, translated as MASNSMLLSSFFFFFFPLIVYTSDVTSNGNSNSTGIALWCSTTPHPSPCNYFMGRDPARFNPNSREDFRTMTIMAALERAADVQSLASKMRCTSKRRTIVYRDCNNLIENTVDQLNTTLQSIQTNASFTDFDAQTWLSTALTNIEICRRSSNDLNVTKFNSPILSGNVSELISNSLATNNALLDTNSSTAHRGGFPAWVTRRERKMLQDLQLATRANVVVAQDGTGQFKSIQAGINYATSRRVGNGRVVVYVKRGVYRENILISRTMNKVMLVGDGLRYTVITGSRSVSAGFTTYSSATVGIDGIGFIARGITFRNTAGPQRGQAVALRSASDLSVFYACGFEGYQDTLFVHAQRQFYKSCYIYGTIDFIFGNAAVVFQNCIIYVRKPLWGQANVVTAQGRGDPFQNTGISIHNSRIMPAPDLKPVVGSFKTYLGRPWQQYSRTVIMKSFIDGFVVPEGWSRWEDSDFALSTLYYGEYKNFGPGGSTRKRVKWPGYHIITGTNVASRFTVGSLIAGRAWLPSTGVPFTAGL; from the exons ATGGCCTCAAATTCCATGTTattatcttcttttttcttcttcttcttccctttaaTAGTATATACCAGTGATGTTACAAGTAACGGTAATAGTAACAGCACTGGCATAGCATTGTGGTGCAGCACCACGCCGCATCCAAGCCCATGCAACTACTTCATGGGCCGGGACCCGGCCAGGTTCAACCCCAATTCACGGGAGGATTTCAGGACAATGACAATCATGGCCGCCCTAGAGAGGGCTGCCGACGTCCAGTCCCTGGCAAGCAAGATGCGCTGCACGAGTAAGCGAAGGACAATAGTCTACCGCGACTGCAACAATCTAATCGAGAACACAGTCGACCAACTAAACACAACGTTACAGAGCATCCAGACCAACGCTAGCTTCACCGACTTCGACGCGCAGACGTGGCTGAGCACCGCCCTGACCAACATCGAGATCTGCCGCCGGAGCTccaacgacctcaacgtgaccAAGTTCAACTCGCCAATCCTCTCAGGAAACGTCTCCGAGCTCATCAGCAACAGCCTCGCCACCAACAACGCGCTGCTCGACACCAACTCGAGCACGGCCCACCGCGGCGGGTTCCCGGCGTGGGTGACGAGGCGGGAGAGAAAGATGCTGCAGGATTTGCAGCTGGCGACGAGGGCGAACGTGGTCGTGGCTCAGGACGGAACGGGGCAGTTCAAGTCGATCCAGGCGGGGATAAACTACGCGACGTCGAGGCGCGTGGGGAATGGGAGAGTGGTGGTGTATGTGAAGAGAGGGGTTTACAGAGAGAATATTCTGATAAGCAGGACGATGAATAAGGTGATGCTGGTTGGAGATGGCCTCAGATACACCGTCATCACCGGCAGCCGGAGCGTCTCTGCCGGCTTCACTACTTACAGTTCTGCAACCGTCG GAATCGATGGCATCGGATTCATAGCCCGGGGCATCACCTTCCGCAACACGGCGGGCCCACAGAGAGGGCAGGCGGTGGCACTCCGGTCGGCCTCGGATTTGTCGGTGTTCTACGCGTGCGGGTTCGAGGGGTATCAGGACACTCTCTTCGTCCACGCGCAGCGACAATTCTACAAATCGTGCTACATCTACGGCACCATCGATTTCATCTTCGGCAACGCGGCCGTAGTCTTCCAGAATTGCATCATCTACGTGCGAAAGCCGCTGTGGGGCCAGGCGAACGTGGTGACCGCGCAGGGCCGGGGCGACCCGTTCCAGAACACTGGCATATCCATCCACAACTCGCGGATCATGCCCGCGCCTGATCTCAAACCCGTGGTGGGCTCGTTCAAGACCTATCTGGGCCGGCCGTGGCAGCAGTATTCCCGCACCGTCATCATGAAGAGCTTCATCGACGGCTTCGTGGTGCCGGAGGGCTGGTCGAGGTGGGAGGATTCCGATTTCGCACTCTCGACTTTGTATTACGGGGAGTATAAGAATTTCGGGCCGGGCGGGTCCACGAGGAAGCGGGTCAAGTGGCCCGGTTACCATATCATTACGGGTACGAATGTGGCGTCGCGGTTCACGGTTGGGAGCCTCATAGCGGGTCGGGCGTGGTTGCCGTCTACTGGCGTACCGTTTACGGCCGGGTTGTGA